Proteins from a genomic interval of Phlebotomus papatasi isolate M1 chromosome 3, Ppap_2.1, whole genome shotgun sequence:
- the LOC129807514 gene encoding AF4/FMR2 family member lilli isoform X2, whose product MSRNRMDDSERMERRERDKQARAMLSAQIPETESTQLFAAPVRLSPSEGDRRIQSKLGDFSVAKHLMEEKRLFGISQTPQTPRQFPQSSNSSLSNQSQQQLGTSSSNNSCAMMGSGPTNSGNSNNGTIASNRASSHHYQQQPPRNVFLKPTDSKPAYNGRGVYQGQFVKHEMHSTAPKGPGPPSLTSQQLNSHLQNGRLMSEKQSSTMMPNGTLRGTLKPSRLPMTSIPAGNPLSTPTSVGEVRDILKEMTETVTPVTGIAATPRTEFDTKFAFGAAGLPQYKYTELPPLFTPTVNRSSSRPNDLVNEPNISDSDDGERKKQHTETMSPNNDNSSESDESASSGESSSEESNNGLKLESTDQNSPSSKLEQWSLIQFVKPHVQNDTSQPATQEPSPSMAIKNERDEENQVYHSQAHHIKQELYQNEANDDGGHETANQHTQMSITNLRYETSSVVTPVAKSPSKSPDRRSNSDPFESDEIESVLAEVKQIATIKPISSFSDTDDKVTEKCVKKIRDKRRRRSHQTTTPHSDSSDDDGGFGSTTRRSRSKSTEKEMKRVRGRPPKKKSLPPAIVSTTNTITNTVKNTVPKTTPPPKKDASKGGKKVISRRLGARRSSVMKSREMLETTSSSSDNSDNSDDDNTRNDDDSESNGAEGIKTRMPCKPAIASKHHPVSLLAITQNRPSSRGHPKQSNDDNSSVSSNTSREEHHSTPRSAARPSVSPANRLISPISKLSSSCDENSDATDSDSIREERKIRDKTKSDKNKSDTLRKLFSGFKGEGGAKGKGQVVIVDHSEDSHIQSKDDSGVSEKFLSPYSSKYGSNTNISGNLMRSSDQSVSAARQLLCRIDLLRLKRIPHPPNTVQMHKSPRKGKYHCDSKSPGATTWNAATTCGAKNPSGDGGGGKINARLEVNQVENGRLTGTYSQMNSHENKTGNNQSIPNRVNSTNVLTGQVAQSPKNLPNDHKSTNNNNNSIKRESIKSEYTNVDITGNSPRIDDKGSLYGGKLGTFNGGSIKREKLSETKSDFYTSGASSEIDVKQSSGKLTTECLPKERKKRRSSSGSGPIKTGKKRKNGSQNELIHETTPPTNHDRIETVVYRDVEKKIYYSYFECTNESDSGREDNVKINCRGQSTYLLEAQRLKHAADKETEHLAQAMTYLEAVLYFLLTGDAMEKESLTERSAFTMYKDTLKLIRYISSKFRSQQQVHTMQGNIHSKVAILSLRCQSLLYLKLYRMCKAEVREVQKIIGEHTTKRNADLPNGNTPSPISPSTTIQGQNIGGTTGGQMVPHQTYNAFQRQSTFLHYLVNCHDLWDQADLLVTKGNHTEFFINLDHENGPMTLHSSISSAVKYVKAGLQKLRQTCQV is encoded by the exons AATGGATGACTCCGAAAGGATGGAGCGCAGAGAAAGGGATAAACAAGCCAGAGCAATGCTTTCTGCCCAAATACCAGAAACAGAATCAACACAGCTTTTTGCTGCTCCGGTCCGA CTATCCCCATCTGAGGGTGATCGTCGGATACAGTCGAAATTGGGTGATTTTTCTGTGGCAAAACACCTGATGGAAGAAAAACGTCTGTTTGGAATTTCTCAAACGCCACAAACACCGCGTCAATTTCCACAGAGTAGCAATTCCTCCTTGTCTAACCAGTCGCAACAGCAATTAGGAACGAGTAGCAGCAATAATAGTTGTGCAATGATGGGATCAGGACCTACAAATAGTGGTAACAGTAACAATGGCACAATTGCAAGCAACCGTGCCTCTTCACATCACTATCAGCAGCAACCTCCACGAAATGTGTTCTTGAAGCCAACTGATAGCAAACCGGCCTACAATGGTAGAGGAGTATACCAAGGACAATTCGTTAAACATGAA ATGCATTCAACTGCCCCCAAAGGTCCTGGACCGCCCTCACTCACGTCCCAGCAACTGAATTCTCATCTGCAAAATGGACGTCTTATGAGTGAAAAGCAATCGTCAACAATGATGCCAAACGGTACCCTCAGAGGCACTCTGAAACCGTCACGGCTCCCTATGACCTCCATTCCGGCGGGAAATCCCCTCAGTACTCCAACTAGCGTGGGTGAGGTGAGAGATATCCTCAAGGAAATGACTGAGACAGTGACACCAGTTACGGGAATTGCAGCAACACCTAGAACGGAGTTTGATACAAAGTTTGCATTCGGTGCTGCAGGATTGCCTCAATATAAG TATACGGAACTACCTCCACTATTTACACCTACCGTCAATCGAAGTTCCTCAAGACCAAA TGATCTCGTGAATGAACCTAATATCTCTGACAGCGATGATGGGGAACGCAAGAAGCAACATACCGAGAC AATGTCTCCAAACAATGATAATTCTAGTGAAAGCGATGAATCTGCATCGAGTGGTGAATCATCAAGTGAAGAGTCAAATAACGGTTTAAAATTAGAATCAACAGATC AAAATAGTCCTTCATCGAAACTTGAACAGTGGAGCTTGATACAATTTGTCAAGCCACATGTACAAAATGACACATCACAACCTGCAACACAGGAACCATCCCCTTCGATggcaattaaaaatgaaagggATGAGGAAAATCAGGTATATCATTCTCAAGCACATCATATTAAGCAGGAACTATATCAGAATGAAGCAAACGATGACGGTGGTCATGAGACTGCTAATCAACATACGCAAATGAGTATAACCAATCTAAGGTACGAAACATCATCTGTAGTGACTCCAGTGGCTAAGAGTCCCTCAAAGAGTCCTGATAGACGCAGCAATTCCGATCCCTTTGAATCTGATGAGATTGAAAGTGTTTTGGCCGAAGTGAAGCAAATTGCCACCATAAAGCCCATTTCAAGTTTCTCAGACACAGATGACAAAGTGACGGAGAAATGTGTCAAGAAAATACGCGACAAGCGAAGGAGACGCTCTCATCAAACAACAACACCACATAGTGATTCAAGTGACGATGATGGTGGATTTGGTAGCACAACACGTCGTAGTCGGTCCAAATCGACGGAAAAGGAGATGAAGAGGGTGCGAGGGAGACCACCGAAGAAGAAAAGCTTACCTCCAGCCATAGTATCGACGACCAATACTATAActaacacagtaaaaaatacagTGCCTAAAACAACCCCTCCACCAAAAAAGGATGCATCCAAAGGTGGCAAGAAGGTGATATCGCGACGCTTAGGAGCACGAAGAAGCTCTGTGATGAAGAGTCGCGAGATGCTGGAAACAACATCATCATCGAGTGACAACAGTGATAACAGTGATGATGATAACACTCGCAATGACGATGATTCAGAATCAAATGGTGCAGAGGGCATCAAAACGAGAATGCCTTGCAAGCCGGCCATTGCCAGTAAGCACCATCCAGTTAGTTTATTGGCAATCACGCAGAATCGTCCGTCATCGCGAGGCCATCCAAAGCAATCCAACGATGACAATTCATCCGTGTCATCAAACACCAGCCGAGAAGA ACACCACTCTACACCACGAAGTGCTGCACGTCCTTCAGTGTCACCTGCCAATCGGCTGATATCCCCCATCAGTAAACTTTCGTCGTCCTGTGATGAAAATTCAGATGCAACTGATAGCGATAGTATTCGGGAGGAGAGG aaaattcgAGATAAAACAAAAAGTGATAAGAACAAAAGTGATACTCTTCGTAAGCTATTTTCTGGCTTCAAAGGCGAAGGTGGTGCCAAAGGAAAGGGCCAAGTGGTGATTGTGGATCACTCAGAAGATTCTCAT ATTCAATCTAAAGACGATTCCGGTgtatcagaaaaatttctttcacCATACTCATCAAAATATGGATCGAATACGAATATTAGTGGGAATTTGATGAGATCGAGTGATCAGAGTGTATCTGCAGCGCGACAATTACTATGCAGAATTGATTTGTTGCGTCTTAAGCGGATACCACACCCGCCCAATACTGTGCAAATGCACAAAAGTCCACGAAAAGGGAAATATCACTGTGATTCAAAGAGTCCCGGTGCCACGACATGGAATGCAGCAACAACATGCGGTGCAAAAAATCCCAGTGGGGATGGTGGTGGTGGAAAGATAAATGCACGTCTGGAAGTAAATCAGGTGGAAAATGGGCGTCTCACAGGAACATACAGTCAAATGAATTCACATGAGAATAAAACTGGAAACAATCAGTCAATACCGAATCGTGTTAATTCGACAAATGTATTAACAGGACAAGTTGCACAGTCACCGAAGAATCTGCCAAATGATCACAAGTCAACCAATAATAACAATAACAGTATCAAAAGAGAATCTATCAAGTCTGAGTATACAAATGTTGACATCACTGGCAATTCGCCACGAATTGATGATAAGGGTAGTTTATATGGTGGGAAGCTTGGTACCTTCAATGGTGGCAGTATAAAGAGGGAGAAATTGAGTGAAACAAAGTCTGATTTTTACACATCTGGTGCATCATCAGAGATTGATGTGAAGCAGAGTAGTGGCAAATTGACTACTGAGTGTTTACctaaagagagaaaaaagagaCGATCGAGCTCGGGTAGTGGTCCCATTAAAACTGGCAAGAAACGAAAGAATGGCTCACAAAATGAACTTATTCATGAAACAACACCACCAACGAATCATGACAGGATAGAAACTGTTGTGTACAGAGATGTTGAGAAGAAAATTTACTATTCATATTTTGAATGTACAAATGAGAGTGACAGCGGAAGGGAGGATAA cgTCAAAATTAATTGTAGGGGCCAGAGTACATACCTGTTGGAAGCACAACGTTTGAAGCATGCTGCTGACAAGGAGACAGAACATTTGGCCCAAGCAATGACATACTTGGAGGCAGTtctctattttctattaacagGAGATGCCATGGAGAAAGAATCTCTTACAGAACGGTCAGCTTTTACAATGTACAAAGATACCCTAAAGCTCATAAG gTACATTTCCTCGAAATTTCGCAGTCAACAACAGGTTCACACGATGCAGGGTAACATTCACAGCAAAGTTGCCATACTAAG TTTACGATGTCAATCATTGCTGTATTTGAAATTGTATCGAATGTGTAAAGCAGAAGTTAGGGAAGTTCAAAAGATTATAGGAGAGCATACGACGAAACGGAATGCTGATTTACCAAATGGAAATACCCCATCTCCAATATCACCATCGACTACAATTCAAGGACAA AATATTGGTGGAACAACTGGTGGTCAAATGGTGCCTCATCAGACATACAATGCATTTCAGCGACAAAGCACCTTTCTCCATTATTTAGTCAATTGCCATGATTTATGGGATCAAGCTGACCTTCTTGTTACGAAAGGGAATCATACAG AATTTTTTATCAACTTGGACCACGAAAACGGGCCTATGACATTGCACAGTTCAATATCAAGTGCTGTTAAGTATGTGAAAGCCGGATTGCAGAAATTGAGACAAACATGTCAAGTATGA